In the Paenibacillus sp. FSL R7-0337 genome, GATCATTATTCGATCACAGATTCCTATGCTTCCGGTGACGTAAGCAATACCGGCTTCGACACGCGCAGCGGCGGCTTCGCAGCAGCAGTGGAGAGAAGCGGCAGCATCAGCAAGTCTTACGCTTTGCAGAGCAAGATTTCTACTGTCGGGGTGAAGTCCTCGACCCGCTCCTATAACGGCGGCTTTGCCGGATATAGTGATGGAACGTTAACCAGTGTCTATGCCAATGTGCCGCAGATCACCGCCGCAGTTGCAGGCGACAATGTCTATATTGGCGCACTGGTCGGCTATAACTTCCGGGATGGCAAAATTATTAGTTCATCCTACACAGGCACACTAGGTGCCATAGGCCGTAACACAGGTGCAGCCGCAGCTGCCGTGAGTACAGCAGCGGTTAACCCGCTGAGCTCGGGATTATGGGATATTGATTTTGATACCACCTTCCTGAACGGCCTGACGGACGCATCCATTACGGTGCGAACTCCGCTACAGCTTGCGGGTGCAGTCATGTTCTATAACGAGACTGGACTGAATTATTACAAGCTGTTCAACAGAACGGCAGCGAACAAGCCGGAGCTGGCAACAATCTTGCTTGATGCGGATATCGATCTTGCCGGACGCAGATGGACCGCGTTCGACAGCTTTACAGGCGTGTTCGACGGCCAGGGCCATACGCTTAACGGACTCTCGCTGAAGCGCTCTGAGCAGCAGACAGCCGGATTCATCAAGGATAACCGTGGTCAGCTCCTGAATGTTAGCTTCACCGGAGCAGAACTCTCCGGCGCAGTGAATGCAGGTATTGCTGCCGGGATCAACCACACAGGTGCAGTCATCCAGAATGTGAAGGTCAGCGGTTCTGTGGCTGGCAGTGCTGCCGCAGGCGGGGTAACAGGCGTGAATCAGGGAACTCTGAAGAAGGTTACGAATGAAGGAGTGAAGCTAGCCGGAGCAGGCCGGATTGGCGGCATTGCCGGAAGCAACGCTGGTGTGATTCACCAGGCTGTATCGAAGGGCAACATTGATGGTTCATCTGCACTGGCCGCAGGCGGAATTGCCGGTGAGAATAGTGCGGAAGGCTCCATCACTGATTCAATGGCCTATGGCGATATCCGTGTGGCTTCGGCCCAGGCGATCGCTGGCGGGATCAGCGGTCTGAATGCGGGAGAGATCAAGAACAGCTACTCTGCCGCCACGGTTCTCGCCGAAGGCATGTCTACTGCATGGGCTGGCGGAATTGCCGGTCTGGCAGAGAGCGGCTCCATTACTTCTTCCCTGAATACCGGAGAAGTGAAGGCTGGAGTAAAAGGCAAGATTCAACCGCTGCAGACCTTCTTCGGGGGAATTGCCGGACAGAAGTCAGACAATGCCACGATCAGCGGTTCCTTCTTTAACAGACAAATGCTCAAGAATAATATTGCGTACTACAATCTGAATGGCCAGGCAGTAGCCGGAGCCGGCAGCGGTGCAACGGGACTTCTCGGCACCGAGCTGACCGGTGCGAATCTGCCGGCAGACCTGGATGCCGGTGTCTGGACAGCCCAGAATACCTTCTATCCAGTACTTGCAGTCTTTAACGGAACAGACGAAGGGACTCTGGCTTCAGCCGCTGTTATCCTGGACCCGCAGGATTTGATTAACCGCGTGGGTTCGGCATTCCACATGAGCAGCGGCTTAGCACTCTCCTGGAGCGCTGATTCGTCCAAGGTTGTAGTGAACGGTACAACCGGCAGCCTGATATCAGGCGGCAGTGCAGTGCTGAAGGCAACTGCTGGAGGACAGAGCAGAAGTATTGCTATTAATACAGCAGCACTCCAGTACCCGAGCGCAGCAGTTGCACCAACTGCAACTCCTGCAGATAAGAATTTCACCACTGAAGTGAAGGTGGAGCTGGCAACAGGTGAGCAGGGAGGAAGCATCTACTATACACTGGACGGTACAACACCTACAGAGACGTCCCTGGTCTACAGCGGACCTATCGTTCTTAAGAGCACCACAACGGTTAGAGCCGTTACCATTGCTCCCGGCAAAGAGTACAGCCCGGTTGCAGCCTGGACCTGGACGCTTGTAGTCCCTAATCCCGGCTCAGGTTCCGGCCCTGGCGGCGGAGGCGGAGGCGGTGGTGGCGGTGGCCTGGTAGCTCCGCTTCCGAGCCCGACACCTGCACCGGCAGCTCCCGCGATTACCGCGATTGCTGGAACATCAACAGTAACTGGTGATAGTGAAGCTCCGGTCAAGATTGTGAGGAACAGCAAGCTGGAGCTGACAGCTCCAGCAGGGCAGACGATCTATTACACAACGGACGGCAGCATTCCGACTATCAAGAGCACGAAATACACCGGTGAGCTGCTGATTACCAAGAGTATGACGATTAAAGCCATCACGGACAAAGACGATAAAGTCATTACCATTGAATATGTGGTGGAGAATGCGAAGTACAGCTTGAAGAGTAACAGCGGCGAGATCAAGTATATGGCTGCCTATCCGAATGGTCTGTTCATGCCGAACGCAGCTATTACCCGGTATGAGCTGATCCAGTCCCTTGCACCGCTGCTTGACATGGAAGAAGTAAATGTAGGGAACCTGTTCAATGATGTCAATGCCGAGAAAGAAGGCCTGACCGGATTCTTCGCATCGGCCGGCATTATTGAAGGCTTCCCGGATGGCGGATTCGGCGGAACGAAGGGCTTGACCCGAGCTGAGTTCTCCAAAATCATGACTACCGTCCTGAAGCTTGATGTGACTGGGGCAGGCGTTACGAAGCAGAAGGATATCCGCGGACACTGGGCAGAGAAATACGTGAATGCCCTGTCGCAGGCGGGATATGTGCAAGGCTTCCCAGACGGAACCTTCAAGCCGGGAACACCGATTACCCGTGCGCAGGCCGTAGTGCTGATCAACCGGATTGCCGGCACGAAGCTGACGGTAACCTCTGTACAGTTCAAGGATCTTCCAGCTACTCACTGGGCTTACAAAGACATCATGTCGGTTGTGAAATAACAGAAATTCATAAGTAAAGGAGATCGGCGGATGAAAACAAAGCTGCTTGCCGTAAGCCTGGTCCTCTCATTGATCTCGGCGATACTCTTCTATTCAGACACCACCAGTGCAGATATACCTGAGGCGTTTAGCGCTGAACAAAGCTATGGAATAGCGGGTAAGGCGATCTTTTATCTGCGTGTGCTGAAAAGCGACGGTACTGCAAGCTCCACCGGAACAGGAATCATCCTGACTCCGGCCGGTACCGCAGCAACGGCGTATCATGTGGTCAAAAACGCACAGCGCATTGAAGGAGTCATGGCGGATGGCACGGTGATCAGTCCGATTAAAGTCATCAAGTCCGACGAGCTGAAGGATGTGGCCATCCTTGAACTGCCAAGTCCTGCCGCGATGAAGCAAAAGGATAATGCCTATGCTTATCTGCCGTTGCGGGGGGAGAAGCTGAGACATGGTGAAGCGGTGTATGCCCTCGGGTATCCGCTTAAGAATACAGCGATCATCACGGAGGGGATCGTCAACACTCCGGCAGCCGACATTAACGGCCGAAGCCGAATTCTAACCTCGGCCCAGGTGGCAAGCGGAATGTCCGGGGGGCCTCTGCTGGATACGCACGGCGAGCTGGCGGGTATCATCTCCGGTTCCCTGCGGACAATGAATAACATTCATTTGATTGTGAATATGGAGGATCTGCGCAGCCTGCTGCCAGCTTCCTTCAACTAAAAGCATTACCAGAAGCAGCTTACACTTGAGGCTGCAATATAATACCGACTATGGCTGTCCTTAAGCGTTTCTTGGCAAACGCGGGGACAGCAATTTTTTTACAAACAAGAATGTACAAGCTGCTTGATAATCGTAATGCATCCCTATGGAAGGAGGAGGAACCCGGGTGATTAAAGCCTATTTGCTGGATGTGAATCAGAAGGATCTCTATAAGCTGTCATCGATGCTTCAGCATACAGGCAAGGTAAATGTGATCGGCATGTCTGCTTATCCCGAGAATGTTGTGGACCGGATTGTCTTGCTGCAGCCCGATGTGCTGTTTCTGGATCTTCAGCTGCCCGGCCACCAAGGAGTCGTTGTAGCCGAGCTGGTGAAGAAAAGGCTGCCGGATATTCAGATTGTAGTGGTCACAGAGACGAAGCAGCATGCCCTGTGGGCCTTCGACCAGGACATTGTGGATTATGTGCTGAAGCCGCTGGAGGAGGTCCGGCTGGGCCAGTCTCTGGAGCGGCTGCGCAAGGGAAGCTGAAGCAGGCTGGCGGATGGAATCAGGATGCCGGATGTCTCTGCCCATGG is a window encoding:
- a CDS encoding response regulator; translation: MIKAYLLDVNQKDLYKLSSMLQHTGKVNVIGMSAYPENVVDRIVLLQPDVLFLDLQLPGHQGVVVAELVKKRLPDIQIVVVTETKQHALWAFDQDIVDYVLKPLEEVRLGQSLERLRKGS
- a CDS encoding serine protease is translated as MKTKLLAVSLVLSLISAILFYSDTTSADIPEAFSAEQSYGIAGKAIFYLRVLKSDGTASSTGTGIILTPAGTAATAYHVVKNAQRIEGVMADGTVISPIKVIKSDELKDVAILELPSPAAMKQKDNAYAYLPLRGEKLRHGEAVYALGYPLKNTAIITEGIVNTPAADINGRSRILTSAQVASGMSGGPLLDTHGELAGIISGSLRTMNNIHLIVNMEDLRSLLPASFN